The Lytechinus pictus isolate F3 Inbred chromosome 5, Lp3.0, whole genome shotgun sequence DNA segment aagtgctaaaATAAGACTTAGACTGGtaattaaatagaaaaaaaaacatgtttcaaGAACATGATGGATCTGTGTATATAGAAAGACATTGCAAGGTGATTGGAATTTATGATAATTGCCTCTTTGGTGTAGAATATTTGCGGTTATTCGCAAAGTGTGATGGTTCATTCAATGTTGCCTCGTTATAGTGGCATCTCATCATGAACAGtaattaatcataataatttttctttttgcacCTCTCCCAAATCTTTTCACTTCTCTATAGCATTCATAGTCGACACACTTGTTCAAATGTTTTCCGGCGACAACCCTCCATGTTGTTGTCCTCAAATTCATCAAAAGCGAAAACTGGGAAATATAGGTTAAATTATGAGCTAATGTTGACTCTAACATAAAAGCCAGACGGTACACCGCAGATCATCGTGCTTATGGTATCCGCAAAATCAtagaaaccaaaataatgatgaaaaactTAATGAATAAGTATTGGTTTGCCGTCGGGCATGAGCGGAAGAGAATAAAGAAAAGATGTATTGCATGTTTTTCAAAGTAGGATAATATGCCATTTTTCCCTTCTAGAGTACGATTATTGTCCCATAACTATTACTCCAGTTACCCAATAACGTAGTTCCGATCGTAACGAGCCCTAAATATATAGGCGTAAGATCATGCTGAATTGTTTTTAAACCTTTTTATAGTCTTATCATTAATCATCGCGGCATATGAAGAATAACATCTTCAAAGAGCTTCGGGAGTTTGCCGCGTCATCTGCTCAGGTCATAAACAAAATTCCCTTCTTTTCagaagaatgataataatcttGAAGTCTGAAAGAAGGCCATATAGTCTGGGGGACAATTTGAAGTTCACAGCTTTGCTTTCTCCGCTCTTCAATACCAAGTCAAGCCGAGTATGAAATTGGGCTCAAGGCTAGCTGTAAATTCGACTATCGTACCGTTCCGGTTCGTGGCTAGGACCAAGtctatttttgtattaaataggaagaaatttcaataacaaaaaagAAACACAACTGGATCAGAGAATATTTACTCGAATTATCCGATCACTATATTCTATTCTACAGAGACCAATTCCACCCCATCAAATTGTTTACTATGAAATCAACAGGGAAAAACATGACAGATTAACTTGGATGTTTAAAGGAGTATGCctactctgggctgaaaatatattattagaATATAGATGAgtaaaaaatcagacaaaaacATTTAACACTGGGTTGGGAATAACGAGAATAAGCTCTAGCATTCTAacgttttgtattattttggtATTAGAATATGCATCGAaggagctgatgatgtcacctcCCCACTTATTCgtttatatttcattacaatTACAAACATTACGTTTAttcaaattctgttaaaatgaTGATGACTGACTACTGGATTACCATTTTAACAAATTCGTTGCTAaaacttattttgttacaagcAAAAAACGTTTACGCACAATGTGAATATAACTAATAAAGCAAAAATGTAAGTGGGGATTTTACATCATCAGCCCCCCTAAATGCATATTACTGACCTATACTGCatgtttttacaaaattatgTGAAACTTCAAATTTCGTTCagttcatgatttttttcatccGGCATTGATGAAATTCTCCTCGTTTTGCTCATTTAATTTTACTgcattgaaatattattttcagcctggagtacccgtTAAATGTGAAAATATTGGAAGGGGAGAATATGGGGATCGAAGAGAAAGAATCGAGAGGAGAGCCAGAGCGGGAGATGAGAAAGAGATTTTAAGATTAGGCCAAAATAAAGATAGGATctgtaaatttcaatttaataagtTTCCACCCTTTTCAAAGTAGTACTGGATTAGTTGCCGAACCATTCTCTTATTTCCTAAACCCCTCTCTCACCTCAGTCCCACACGTAAGGTGAAAAGGAATATAAAAGGATTCCCATTTCTATTGAAATACTCTATACTAATCAAAGGGGATCGGACCTAATTCTTTAATCCAGCGAAGTTGCAGTAAAAATAACGTGCGCTGAGTTGAGAGGTGTGAGTAATTCATCTTTTGTCAACTCGTAATTGAATGCTTTGCTTGACATTCGCCACCACCAGGTTCTAGAGAAGGTTTCACCCAGAGGAAAAGGCCCGATAGAATGAACCTATTCACCCGGTACCGCATCAAATAAGACCGCCATTTTTAATTGGGGGTCCGCTCTTTTAGGTTTGTCATTTCAGGTGTAGTTCAATAATGAATGATATCATCTGTATGGGGGTTAAGATTGTCAGGAAGATTAGGAGCTTCGCGCAGATTGTTATCACTTCACGTGGACAAAGAAAGGGTCACTTCCTATTGATTGTATTATACCAAAAAACTTCTAAAACTCGTATACACGTGGGACTACGGTTGAGTTCCACCAAATATCTTCCCACAGTGGGCCATTTTATACCACTGTCGAAATTATCGTAGTATTTCTCAAATGTaactataatatatatatatttttaaaattgatgtGAAATCACTCATGTTTTGACTTTTCCCACCAATGATATATACATAACGTATAGTTGTTGTGTGGTATATAGGTGTAGATTGTTATGGTGTTCAAATGCTTttttatacataattattatcattattattattattattgtcatcattattatcattataataataataattattattataatcagtACTATCAccagcattattattatcacctcCCTTATCTTTTACTATCATTCTGTTATCATCATTACAAGTATCGTTGccatcatatttttcttttcaatatcaTCCGTGTAGTTGAGGTGGGATTGAAGGGGAGTTGGCAAAGCGAAAGTTGGAAGACAGGTCTataattatggggggggggggtatcttcAAAGAGCACACAGTACCCCTTCTATGCTTGGCCTAAATTCTTCAAGGTTACAAATCTTTCTTCAAATCCAAGTTATTAACGTGCTCcccaaaataatattcatgtTTAGATGCTTGAAGAATTCTTCGACTATCCCGCCGCTATAAAatggttaaaggggaatccaacccaaataaaaacttgtttttttaaggaaaagaaaaatcaggcaagttgataggtgaaagtttgaataatattggacaaacaacaagaaagttatacatttttaaaagttgtaaatattggtaatcactatacccatggatacttcaaattggccgcatatgggatggcatagtgatgtaaggcaaggactactcttccatgtactccaatacatattatggctaaaatgtcagttttcccaaatgttttatttttaaaattatatttttctttcatgaggacataaaacaatatactacctgggttatatttagattactgccccaggggaatgggtacttaggagaaaaccacaaatccctgataataaagtacatggcctatgggaaagttgtccttgccccttgtcataatttacttacccagttgccaatttgaaatgtacatagtattagtgatctcaattttaaagcagctataactttcttattgcttgaccgatttctttaaaactttcaccattctgtttaatttatttttctccttcccaacacaacattttatcgccaaggctggattcccctttaagaagtcaagagagagggagagagagagagaaagaaagaagaagggggggggtgatgtCCGACATGGTGCATGTCAGAATAATAGGGAGTTATTGGTCTTTAGAgcctttttatgattttttttcatgactcatGGTAGTTGGTACTAAGTACTTCATTTTCACATCATCGTAAGATTTAATTTGAATGAACAGTTCACgtataaattcatttttatgtaTGAACACTTTGCTTGggattgtttttcattttgtgtttCCTCACTGAGCATTGTCGTTCCTTTTATCCAAAATGTAATTTGTTCATAACTTTCATTTAAGTTATTTTTATAGagtgaaattaaatgaattgaatgaaatcTTATAGTTAGAAGACTAttaaatttacattaaaaaacgGAGTTGCGCAGACAATTTGGTAAAGATTTGGGAAGGGTGGGACAATTTTACATAAGAAATGAATTGTAAATTAGCATTCATTTCGTATTCTTTGTAAAGTTTATTACCTAGTTTTATAATTTCAaagtggattcagattcaattaagtttctgcgcaaatcgtttttACCTGTATTTACTTTTTGTAATAGGCCACGTTTGAACAATTCATTAATTATTTGGAATCAAGCCAAAGAAGAGATTTTACTCTAGTGATTCAAATCTATAATGGAACATATCTAATGATTGTAATACCAAGGAATCCAGCTCCGAAAatcatttttgtgtgtgtgtggcacGCACTCTATTTTAATGACAGTTCTCAACAAAATGATCGAACCAAACGATGTTCTGTAGTGACGTTATCAACGGATGACTGTGGtccccatcatcatcgttaCCGTCAGCACGATTACCGGTAAGTTTCCAACGAATCCATTATCATagctatcatcatcaccatcattatcaccatcctcaccaccaccatcgccatcacctccgccaccaccaccatcatccatCGGCAACCAACTACCACTACCATAGACGTTTCAGATTTACCATCATGATTACCAGTTTAAAggggggaatccagccttggccataaaatgttgtgttgggaaggagaacaatgaattaaacagaatggtgaaagtttgaaagaaatcggataagcaaaaagaaagttatagctgctttaaaattgagatcactaatactatgtagaattcaaattggcaactgggtaagtaaattatgacaaggggcaaggataacttttccataggccatgtactttattatcagggatttatTCCCCTGGGggagtaatctaaatataacccaggtagtatattgttttgaaagaaaaatataatttgaaataaaactttggggaaaaatgaaattttagccattatatgtattggagtacatggaagagtagtccttgccttacatcactatatgacatcccatatgcggccaatttgaagtctccatgggtatagtgattaccaatatttacaactttaaaaaattcacaactttcttgttgtatgtccaatattgttcaaactttcacctatcaacttgtctcatttttattttccttataaaaacaagtttttatttgggttggattcccctttaagtcatCACAGTTGGCAGTCACTAGTGGATATCATTACCACACCCAATCATCGTTTATTACCACCAGTTCATCAATCATGATCAACAGGTTTATTTTGAATTGGTCTAACGATAATCCGTCCAGTTACCAagtcgtctattaccatttggtctaccatcaattCGTCcattatccacatggtctaattgacatttcgtctaataaccgtTTGTCCAATGGACATTTAGTCCTTATACCATTTGTTCTAATTAGATTAAGTGCTAATTGGGTGAAATGAAGGAAAATagaatggatattagaccaactggtgattagacaaagtgatgattggaccaaatggttgttagacgaaatgttgatggacggaatgacattagactaaatgaaggtagattatgtgatgagtggacgagttggcaatagacgaatcggcAATTTTACCTGATCACTATTTGcaataatcatcataattaccatTATAACCATCACCAACCTTCATTTTCACAATACACAATAAGAACTTCTGGTCATCTGTTATAACTGGTCATTGTCCAGGTTGTTTCTGCAACCACAGTAATCAGTGATCACCTTGCTCTTACAATATCACTATCCatcacaaatacatgtatcactgtatcatcatcatcatcatcatgatcaccagtTGAAATCATCATTGCAAAAAGCACTATCATATTCATGAGTAAAAATCACCATAATCACTTTCAACATTTGCAATCATCACCAGTTGAAATTAGTCTACAGgcgcagaccctgattggaactttgatcaacaagtgtgcctccacgcaaagactagcacatacaaaacttgtttTTGAAACGAGAGgtccttcagtacacaaggcatgagtaggctgcacattcagacccttaactcgagtgaagggtttgcccagcagactaagttgaaattatcattatcacactTATCGCCACCACAATGTCATAACCACAAATGCATCAGCAACTACCAGAGTAACTACAATCATAATCACCATCGTCACCACTCgcccaccaccaccatcactaatATCTAGCATGACCACTTTTCACGGGAGTGATTAGACTTAACTTTTAAAGGGAGGTTGAACGAAAATAATTgcaatgaattgcaattttctGATGCAAGTTCAAAATTATATATCAATTTTAACTTGAGGAAGTagattccaaaactttttgcaAGAAGTGGACTAGTAATAAAGTGCAAATTTGCAGTTCATTGGCAGATTTCTGATTGATTTTCTGACCCAAACTAAGTTTCTTGTAACACCCAATAAATCATCGAAGTCATCGTCACCACTTTTTGAGAAAAACAAACACTTTGATCGAACAGAGTATACAAGAGAACTAGTGCATGTAAAGTTTTAACTTTGTCACATATTTAATTCCATTTTTAGCAAAGCCATGTCAGCAAATATACCCTGAGCAATTCATAACTGCTGTCCGTCATTTTCCTCCACAAgagaaatatttcttttaaatttttctttcaaattttggtATATTCAAGAATATCAACCTTCTTACTCTAAATGTAAAAGAGCTTGTCTGGTACCTAATCACACTCCTCTCAGAGACAACTTCGATCCTTTTGGAGTGAGATTTGCATCTTTTGAGAATGAATTTTACCTCTTTTGGAGTGAAGAATTCTCAGCAAATACAGCTCATGTCAGAAAGAGCTATTATAtactgtataaagatatttagTTCTCTCCAAAGAGACTTCTCAAGGAGTGTGATGTGGGACAGAATAAGCTCTTTTACATAGAGAGTAGTGTTTTAAAATTTGGAACATTCCATTTACCTCCATAAATTTTTAACTGATGACGAGTATTCCAAATATCTCTAATAAATTGTATGTACAGCATTTGCTCAGGAtgatttgaattatataatagaTTTCAATACAAgttaatataatatattttttacaaaataatatacaaaataatatgggaTTTTGGGGAGGGGCTTACAAAACTGGGATGGGATTGGGTGTGTCACCGTTGAATATGACACCATGAAGACATATAACTACTGATGAGTATTGAGAGAAGTACCATTGCTAGGTTGAACTGTAGGTGACGAAATAAATAAGTTCTTGGTGGCGCTCCACCATCAATGTCCCTGTATCCTGGGAAGGATGCATTTTCAAACACACTAGTCCTGTTTTTGAAAAGAAAGGAAGCATTTGGATGAAGACGATTTACGTCGGTGAGGGCGCTCTTCGCGGCTTGTGTAAAGTTCGCGTCGCCCGTTGTGAGGAGATCGAAGACGCACGAGTCTAAATATTCGTCGTAGATTTTAGCTTCTTTGCATTTGGCAATGGCTTCTGTCCGGAGCTCTTTGTAGTTGCGATCTGCACGCGTAGTTTGGCTCAAGAACGTGGCATAGTCGATCTGTTCTGAGACCGGACAACCCCGGACGCAGAGCTGCATGTCTTCTGCGCCTTGGGATTGGATCAGTTCCTCAGGCATTCGAATGGCAAAAGTGATATATCGGCCGACTTGGCGGATGACAATCAACGTCGCGATGTACCGAATGTGAATCTCGATGTGCTCATCGGGGATGACTTCGATGATGACGACGCCTTTCTCGCGACCGCTCGTGATTGTCCCGTCGTCAAAAGTTGTGGGTAGATTTCCAGCGGTGGCCTGGTACAGTTTCCTCTGTGCGCACTCGCCGTCCCGGAAGGGTTTGATAATCACAGTCAACtgcagaaatgaaaaaagaatgaataaaaacattatacTAAAGGAAGTAATATAGCActtggaaaaaatatgaaaattctgAGACACTTGGCCTCGTCACCTTGACCGATTCATTCGGTGTAAAACCATTGACAACCCAGCGTGAAGGCTAATGTGATAAGGACGTTACCTCAAACCCATACAAGAGGGAGGGGTTTACTTTTCAGATGGAATGGCGGAGAACGTATGGGGTGGGCTTACTGTGGAACTTCCGCCCTCTGTCAATAAGTATTGAACTTTTGGTTCAAGGGCACAGGGGAGGGGATGAGGgagaatatgatttcatgccaataacatgaagattaagttccatgttcatttttttcaagaaacaCAAGATCTATTATATTAAACGCAGAAATACCCAGTATAGACTATAGTGGAATAGACATTGCGAAAGGggccaattatttttttattcaatattaaatGGGGAATACATTTTCAGTTAAAACAAAGAAGGTAATCTTGTTTGTTCATTTGTTTTGCGAGAAACTTGCACTTGTACCAGTAGCTCCATGCTTGTACCATGGACCTATCGCCTACTACAACCCCTGCTGGTTTTTCCATCAGCATTGCTTTCATCACGGTGCTACAACGATCAAATTTGTTCCTGTGTTGCAAACGCCATGTCGAGGCAATGAGTGCAGGCTTTACCTGCGTATAAATCACAAGGTTTTACAGTCTGACCCGACGTAATACCCCTGACCGCATTCCAGTGTCTCTCGTGTTTCAAAGGCATGGCCAAGTGCAGAGGGGTTAGAAACCTTTGGTAGAGCTAAGGAATta contains these protein-coding regions:
- the LOC129260317 gene encoding repulsive guidance molecule A-like, whose amino-acid sequence is MFLFILFSFLQLTVIIKPFRDGECAQRKLYQATAGNLPTTFDDGTITSGREKGVVIIEVIPDEHIEIHIRYIATLIVIRQVGRYITFAIRMPEELIQSQGAEDMQLCVRGCPVSEQIDYATFLSQTTRADRNYKELRTEAIAKCKEAKIYDEYLDSCVFDLLTTGDANFTQAAKSALTDVNRLHPNASFLFKNRTSVFENASFPGYRDIDGGAPPRTYLFRHLQFNLAMVLLSILISSYMSSWCHIQR